The following coding sequences are from one Xiphias gladius isolate SHS-SW01 ecotype Sanya breed wild chromosome 14, ASM1685928v1, whole genome shotgun sequence window:
- the LOC120798850 gene encoding MAGUK p55 subfamily member 7-like isoform X2, with protein sequence MYHKEEKHGRKEQIYDQMGRNSRYNCVSTRRMLSRTEHRGVCRLLSSVMSGTESHTDREEDYRFLHSMLMEKKLHLLFKIHERLKRFEKRSPIPVQQHAASLASDLVEELKYQGWRDEVKELVSLFSRPHFKSLLSVHDAVAQRDFEPTMPPVPEDVLEEDEDSVKIVSLVKTKEPLGATIKRDKATGAIVVARIMRGGAADKSGLIHEGDELKEVNGVSLEHKKPKEILPLLARSQHDITFKIIPASSKEEISSNRKKLFVRALFDYDPNEDPAVPCKDAAVSFKRGDVLQIVSMEDDTWWQACRIRDSNRRARLIPSQQLHERRVALQRPKALFKPREVKPPAGLRRSFRLGRKSSWARDAARSRRWSAGVHGLLRPPTYIVVVPYHRDPKDKHRLVVLVGPSGVGVNELKRRLLIYDPDRYGVAVPHTTREKRRQENEGMDYHFISTHMFEEDILNHRFIEYGRYRGHYYGTRLDSVHRVMAEGKVCLLDAHPSKIKIVYTSEFKPYVVFVKPPRIEELRLTRRRAKFICDEQDTHPVRIFSEEDFEDMIDFAETMENQYGHLFDKVIVNGDIAVAFRELKADLEKTEEAEVQWIPAEWISSSPTAARRSCGHLTGWI encoded by the exons caCAAGGAGGATGCTGAGCCGAACTGAACACAGAG GCGTTTGCAGGCTGTTATCATCAGTGATGTCTGGCACAGAGTCTCACACCGACAGAGAAGAGGACTACAGGTTCCTCCACAGCATGTTGATGGAGAAGAAGCTTCACCTGCTCTTCAAG ATCCACGAGCGGCTGAAGCGTTTTGAGAAGCGAAGCCCCATCCCCGTCCAACAACACGCAGCAAGTCTGGCCTCAGAT TTGGTGGAGGAGCTGAAATACCAAGGCTGGAGAGATGAAGTCAAAGAACTGGTTTCCCTCTTTTCCAGACCCCACTTCAAG AGTCTCCTGTCTGTCCATGATGCTGTAGCTCAGAGAGACTTTGAGCCTACTATGCCACCAGTACCTGAAGATGTactggaggaggatgaggattCAGTCAAAATTGTCAGTCTGGTCAAAACCAAAGAACCACTG GGGGCAACAATTAAGAGGGATAAAGCCACTGGGGCTATTGTAGTGGCGCGGATCATGAGAGGAGGTGCAGCTGATAAAAGCG GCCTGATCCATGAAGGAGATGAGCTGAAAGAGGTGAATGGAGTCTCACTGGAGCACAAGAAGCCAAAGGAAATCCTTCCTCTTCTG GCTCGTTCTCAGCATGACATTACATTCAAAATCATTCCTGCCTCCTCCAAGGAAGAAATATCTTCAAATAGGAAGAAG TTGTTTGTACGGGCTCTTTTTGACTATGATCCAAACGAGGATCCCGCTGTCCCATGCAAGGATGCAGCAGTTTCCTTTAAAAGGGGCGACGTCCTCCAGATTGTCAGCATGGAGGATGACACCTGGTGGCAGGCCTGTCGCATCAGAGACAGCAACAGACGGGCAAGGCTCATCCCCTCACAGCAGCTACATGAGAG GAGAGTTGCACTACAGCGACCCAAGGCCCTGTTCAAGCCTCGGGAAGTTAAACCACCAG CTGGTTTAAGAAGGAGCTTCCGACTTGGTAGAAAGAGCAGTTGGGCCAGAGATGCAGCCCGGTCCAGGAGGTGGAGTGCAGGGGTACATGGCTTACTTCGTCCCCCTACCTACATAGTGGTGGTCCCCTATCACAGAGACCCCAAGGACAAACACCGTCTGGTCGTTCTGGTTG GGCCCAGCGGCGTTGGCGTTAATGAACTGAAGAGGAGGCTCCTGATCTATGACCCTGACCGCTATGGTGTCGCTGTACCGC ACACCACACGTGAGAAGAGAAGGCAGGAGAATGAAGGGATGGATTATCATTTCATATCAACTCACATGTTTGAAGAGGACATTCTCAATCATAG GTTTATAGAGTATGGGAGATACAGAGGTCATTACTATGGAACACGTCTAGACTCTGTGCATAGAGTGATGGCTGAGGGCAAGGTGTGCCTCCTGGATGCACATCCTAGT aaaataaagattGTGTACACATCTGAATTCAAACCATACGTGGTATTTGTGAAACCACCGCGTATCGAGGAGCTACGTCTCACCAGAAGGAGAGCTAAATTCATCTGTGATGAACAAGACACACACCCAGTCAGGATCTTTTCA GAGGAGGATTTTGAGGACATGATTGACTTTGCTGAAACCATGGAGAACCAGTACGGtcacttgtttgacaaagtgaTTGTCAACGGAGATATCGCTGTAGCATTCAGGGAGTTGAAGGCAGACCTGGAGAAGACTGAGGAGGCAGAAGTCCAGTGGATTCCTGCAGAGTGGATTTCGTCCTCACCAACAGCAGCACGGAGAAGTTGTGGTCATTTGACCGGCTGGATTTGA